In Pleurodeles waltl isolate 20211129_DDA chromosome 5, aPleWal1.hap1.20221129, whole genome shotgun sequence, one genomic interval encodes:
- the FOXA2 gene encoding hepatocyte nuclear factor 3-beta: MHSAPSMLGAVKMEGHEHNDWSSYYAEPETYPSVGNMNAGLSMNSMNTYMGMSAMSSSANMSAAPMNMSYVNTAMSPSLAGMSPGTMGGMGAGMGSHLSPSLSPMSAQAPAMNGLAPYPSMSSMSPLYGQSAINRSRDPKSYRRSYTHAKPPYSYISLITMAIQQSPNKMLTLSEIYQWIMDLFPFYRQNQQRWQNSIRHSLSFNDCFLKVPRSPDKPGKGSFWTLHPDSGNMFENGCYLRRQKRFKCDRQMGLAKEGGAKKEGLGPGAASGSGSESTAGNESPPSSASPCQEQKRSLADLKGLSPEHCASPGAQGQHLLSHHPGLSHEAQAHLKAEHHYSFNHPFSINNLMSSEQQHHHHHHHAHAHHAHHKMDLKAYEQVMHYSGYGSPMAGGLPMGSVTNKSGLDPSSLAGDPSYYQGVYSRPIMNSS; this comes from the exons atgcacTCGGCTCCCAGTATGCTAGGAGCCGTGAAGATGGAAGGACACGAGCACAACGACTGGAGCAGCTACTATGCCGAGCCCGAG ACCTACCCCTCCGTGGGCAACATGAACGCCGGCCTGAGCATGAACAGCATGAACACCTACATGGGCATGTCCGCCATGAGCTCCAGCGCCAACATGTCCGCCGCCCCCATGAACATGTCCTACGTGAACACGGCCATGAGCCCGTCGCTGGCCGGCATGTCCCCGGGCACCATGGGCGGCATGGGCGCAGGAATGGGCAGCCACCTGAGCCCCAGCCTGAGCCCGATGAGCGCCCAGGCCCCCGCCATGAACGGCCTGGCGCCCTACCCCAGCATGAGCTCCATGAGCCCCCTCTACGGCCAGTCGGCCATCAACCGCTCGCGGGACCCCAAGAGCTACCGGCGCAGCTACACGCACGCCAAGCCGCCCTACTCCTACATCTCGCTCATCACCATGGCCATCCAGCAGTCGCCCAACAAGATGCTGACGCTGAGCGAGATCTACCAGTGGATCATGGACCTCTTCCCCTTCTACCGGCAGAACCAGCAGCGCTGGCAGAACTCCATCCGCCACTCGCTCTCCTTCAACGACTGCTTCCTCAAGGTGCCGCGCTCCCCCGACAAGCCGGGCAAGGGCTCCTTCTGGACGCTGCACCCCGACTCGGGCAACATGTTCGAGAACGGCTGCTACCTGCGGCGGCAGAAGCGCTTCAAGTGCGACCGCCAGATGGGCCTGGCCAAGGAGGGCGGCGCCAAGAAGGAGGGCCTGGGCCCCGGGGCCGCCAGCGGCAGCGGCTCGGAGAGCACCGCGGGCAACGAGTCGCCGCCCTCCAGCGCCTCGCCGTGCCAGGAGCAGAAGCGCTCGCTGGCGGACCTGAAGGGGCTGAGCCCGGAGCACTGCGCCTCCCCGGGCGCGCAGGGGCAGCACCTGCTCTCGCACCACCCGGGCCTGTCGCACGAGGCCCAGGCGCACCTGAAGGCCGAGCACCACTACTCCTTCAACCACCCCTTCTCCATCAACAACCTCATGTCCTcggagcagcagcaccaccaccaccaccaccacgcgcACGCGCACCACGCGCACCACAAAATGGACCTTAAGGCCTACGAGCAGGTGATGCACTATTCGGGCTACGGCTCGCCCATGGCGGGAGGGCTGCCCATGGGCTCGGTAACGAACAAAAGCGGCCTTGACCCCTCCTCTCTGGCAGGGGACCCCTCCTATTACCAAGGTGTTTATTCCAGGCCCATCATGAACTCTTCCTAA